In Phaeodactylum tricornutum CCAP 1055/1 chromosome 10, whole genome shotgun sequence, a single genomic region encodes these proteins:
- a CDS encoding predicted protein (unknown function; contains tetratricopeptide-like helical domain; weak similarity to bacterial putative phosphatase; unknownn protein) produces MMSRIESRALERTSSFDTSYKMVMKKTQQSTSFRRLSGTTRKGASSLSLGLNLDRLQVVLRSVVAKYTDDEDLASMAISECDAITHRSRQDRILRNDDLYNIMNVLEAFLSSSSTLPALVVFEVHSLIGLLSAEQKKYSSAIQSYMKALWMAASADNIPEEELAVTLHRLGKAYGELANHLEAKNLLEKALKVYEKVNVRKDHPCVVDARSATAHYASKYRVSEASWCSLPFRRASQKLCSVDEERESHLGRRESL; encoded by the coding sequence ATGATGAGCCGAATCGAATCCCGAGCCTTGGAACGAACAAGCTCTTTTGATACTTCGTACAAGATGGTAATGAAGAAGACACAGCAGTCGACTTCGTTTCGACGACTTAGTGGGACGACACGGAAGGGCGCATCGTCTCTCAGCCTGGGTCTTAATCTGGATCGACTTCAGGTAGTACTTCGATCTGTAGTGGCAAAATACACGGACGATGAGGACTTGGCGAGCATGGCCATCTCTGAATGCGACGCGATTACTCACCGAAGCCGGCAGGATCGAATACTCAGAAATGATGATCTATATAATATCATGAATGTGCTGGAAGCATTTTTGAGTTCTTCTTCTACACTTCCTgctcttgttgtttttgaagtCCATTCATTGATAGGACTGCTGAGTGCTGAACAAAAGAAGTACTCATCTGCGATTCAATCCTACATGAAGGCGCTCTGGATGGCTGCGTCCGCGGACAATATTCCGGAGGAAGAGCTAGCCGTCACTTTACACCGGCTAGGTAAGGCCTATGGTGAGCTGGCCAATCATCTAGAAGCGAAGAATTTGTTGGAAAAAGCCTTGAAGGTGTATGAAAAAGTCAATGTTCGCAAGGATCACCCTTGCGTGGTGGACGCTAGATCGGCAACGGCGCACTATGCCTCTAAGTACAGGGTTTCGGAAGCGTCTTGGTGCAGTCTTCCGTTCCGACGAGCTTCCCAGAAGCTGTGTTctgtcgacgaagaaagagAATCTCATTTGGGACGGAGAGAATCCCTTTAG
- a CDS encoding predicted protein, translated as MRRNRAHPNGNTNESGSPVNLPRHVAFVCDGNSRWAAAHNLPSSAGHIAGADRLIHVLDGLRDRRVQYCTMYGFSTENWKRPAHEVRDILNVMETTARRFYNRALEENVCVRLLGDLDDKRLPKGLTTLLRKLEQDTARKDGEDKFTLCVALNYGGRQDILNASRRLVEAVDDANTEFTIADIDEDAFCSFLSTVGIPDPDLIVRTSGESRLSNFLLWNAAYAELYFTTVLWPDFDETALDDALEWYAQRKRRFGARIVEASPTIK; from the coding sequence ATGCGTCGAAATCGAGCACATCCGAACGGAAATACCAACGAAAGCGGATCCCCGGTCAATCTTCCACGGCACGTGGCATTTGTTTGTGACGGCAACTCACGTTGGGCCGCGGCTCACAACCTGCCCTCGTCGGCCGGACACATCGCCGGAGCCGATCGCCTCATCCACGTACTGGATGGTTTACGAGATCGACGAGTTCAATACTGTACTATGTATGGATTTTCGACGGAAAACTGGAAACGACCAGCACACGAAGTCCGCGACATTTTGAACGTCATGGAAACTACGGCCCGGCGGTTTTACAACCGAGCCCTCGAAGAGAATGTTTGTGTTCGACTGTTGGGTGATTTGGATGATAAGCGACTTCCGAAAGGACTTACTACGTTGCTTCGTAAGTTGGAACAGGACACTGCTAGGAAGGACGGCGAAGACAAGTTCACGCTTTGTGTCGCTCTGAACTACGGCGGCCGCCAAGATATTTTGAATGCCAGCCGACGGCTCGTAGAAGCGGTGGACGATGCCAACACCGAATTTACTATCGCAGATATCGACGAAGATGCTTTCTGCTCCTTTTTGAGCACGGTGGGAATACCAGATCCCGACCTGATTGTCAGAACCAGTGGGGAGTCTCGTCTTTCCAACTTTTTGCTTTGGAATGCGGCCTATGCCGAGCTCTACTTTACCACCGTCCTCTGGCCCGATTTTGACGAGACGGCACTGGATGATGCTCTCGAATGGTATGCGCAACGGAAAAGAAGGTTCGGGGCACGGATAGTGGAAGCGTCCCCGACGATTAAATAA
- a CDS encoding predicted protein, whose amino-acid sequence MRCTFFLEVGMEGLLLLLLLLPLTSLTHGFHSPIPTTQSPIHRYWQSRSFDRVPTTARFSATTATETLPEGLLKTVVQPGQGQRVNLGDIATIKYSCYIIPEDDSTTVPFARALSQKVVVGDGSMIVGWEKALRSMRVGERSIVRITDPQLGYGAQGVVPVVPPNAVLELDLNVLDVQPATTNIDFDTLAMADTTPRTASEISAAFEARQAARGEVVELEGLEYWIAKARNFYFFGLFEGETGERAPWFLRPSITFPLAFLIVGAAFYVSFIGGAISERGAQIKDELDEIILSSNVLWNTPTTSWTVAVNDILGTVPTDTLM is encoded by the coding sequence ATGCGATGCACCTTTTTCCTTGAGGTCGGAATGGAGGGTCTGTTACTTCTACTACTTCTTCTACCACTAACTTCTCTCACACACGGATTCCACTCGCCGATCCCCACCACACAATCGCCAATCCACCGCTATTGGCAATCCCGTAGTTTCGATCGCGTCCCCACCACGGCACGATTCTCCGCCACAACGGCTACCGAGACGTTACCGGAAGGTCTCCTCAAAACAGTCGTACAACCCGGGCAAGGCCAACGCGTCAATCTCGGTGACATTGCCACCATCAAGTACAGTTGTTATATAATTCCGGAAGACGATTCGACGACGGTTCCCTTCGCACGCGCCTTAtcccaaaaagtcgtcgtcggcgacggTTCCATGATTGTGGGTTGGGAAAAGGCCTTGCGGAGTATGCGGGTGGGTGAGCGCAGTATCGTGCGGATTACTGATCCGCAGCTCGGGTACGGCGCCCAGGGAGTAGTCCCCGTCGTCCCGCCCAACGCCGTCCTCGAACTCGATTTAAACGTCCTCGACGTTCAACCCGCCACGACCAATATCGATTTCGATACCCTCGCCATGGCGGATACCACGCCACGGACCGCGTCCGAGATTTCCGCCGCCTTTGAAGCGCGCCAAGCCGCCCGTGGTGAAGTCGTTGAGTTGGAAGGACTCGAATATTGGATTGCCAAGGCACGGAACTTTTACTTTTTTGGTCTCTTCGAGGGAGAAACGGGAGAACGGGCGCCCTGGTTTCTGCGACCCAGTATTACCTTTCCCCTCGCCTTTCTGATCGTCGGTGCGGCCTTTTACGTGAGCTTTATTGGTGGGGCCATTAGTGAACGCGGCGCTCAAATCAAGGACGAACTGGACGAGATTATTCTCAGTAGCAACGTGCTCTGGAACACTCCGACGACGTCCTGGACGGTGGCGGTGAACGATATTTTGGGCACGGTACCGACGGACACTCTAATGTAA
- a CDS encoding predicted protein translates to MPPYNGLLVSLVLSCLLLWSSIWTTQAFSSVNRRFHCRALGPLPRVLFVKYSQSVRDSILVTSPWAITHSSPATTTTALFSFKPAAVPLMDAGKALARSGEVLIEWTTAVDLYGGALSAAGAQLRNAGDSVAQAAASCRFKTGTELVCDELREAGTCLTEGVGKMQQAAAEARVDEWETLADKVEEATVYFETCGTRLEAAGAAIMQRQSVEAVGVHLVAAGTCLEGLSLFLKSLVDESDKKLQHEEAQAAAELAGQRMAYAAETMIQSGNNLQGIQPKATAKNWLKGGGGGG, encoded by the exons ATGCCTCCATATAATGGTCTACTCGTATCATTAGTGCTCTCTTGCTTGTTGCTCTGGTCCAGCATCTGGACCACCCaggctttttcttcggtCAATCGACGGTTCCATTGTCGAGCGCTCGGTCCACTGCCTCGGGTTCTCTTTGTCAAATACTCACAGTCCGTACGGGACTCTATTCTAGTAACATCACCATGGGCAATCACACACTCCtcaccagcaacaacaacaactgcGTTGTTTTCGTTCAAGCCCGCCGCGGTGCCCTTGATGGACGCGGGCAAGGCGCTGGCGCGTTCCGGAGAAGTCCTGATCGAGTGGACGACGGCGGTGGATTTGTACGGCGGGGCTCTGTCGGCTGCCGGTGCACAACTGCGCAATGCCGGTGATTCCGTCGCGCAAGCCGCCGCCTCGTGTCGCTTCAAAACCGGTACCGAACTCGTCTGCGACGAACTCCGCGAAGCCGGCACCTGTCTCACGGAAGGTGTCGGGAAAATGCAAcaagccgccgccgaagCACGAGTGGACGAATGGGAAACACTGGCGGATAAAGTTG AGGAGGCCACTGTTTATTTCGAAACGTGCGGGACACGTTTGGAGGCGGCGGGTGCTGCTATTATGCAACGACAGTCCGTGGAAGCAGTTGGCGTCCACCTAGTGGCGGCAGGAACATGTCTGGAAGGACTGTCTCTGTTTTTGAAGTCTCTCGTAGACGAAAGTGATAAGAAGCTCCAGCATGAAGAAGCGCAAGCGGCAGCGGAACTGGCCGGGCAGCGTATGGCCTACGCGGCCGAAACCATGATTCAGTCCGGCAACAATCTGCAAGGGATCCAACCCAAGGCTACCGCGAAAAATTGGCTCAaaggtggtggtggtggtgggtaG